TGGTGAATGCAGTGCTTGTTTTTCAGTGTGCAGACAACACTCATAAAATGGATAATTATCAGATCTCTTACCTTCAACAGTGATATGCATGTCTCTAGTGTCTTGGTTGTTGATTGTACACCTGTACCACCCCTGATCCTCCTTAGTGATGaatgagagaaggacagagaggttCCCTGGAGAGCTCTCAGTATTAAACATTGCCACTCTGTCTCTGGAGAGATCACGCTTGGTTAATGGTGTAGCGGGGAGTTTAGTCCATGTCAGTTTGTGAGGTTTAGCCTGGAGTTCATTGCAGGAGCAGGGCAGGAGCACAGACTGGCCCGGGGATCGAACTATCTCCAGTTGGTTAGAGTCTGACAAACTGCAGCCTGTTGAAACGCATACAACCCCTTTCTGTATATGTGGCAGTCAGCAGATTGTGTGTAAAAGGTAATTTGTTGTCTGTGTAAACTTAAGATAGCCCTCTGGCTATCAACCTTGTGCTCATACATCTAACTGCATTCACAACAACAAACACTATATTTTACTCCTTTCTGCAAGGTTCCATACATGTGACTTTCTGTAGATAGTAAACCCACAGGATTTCACATGCTGCGGTGGCACCCAAATGTCTCTTAGCTGTAAGACCAGTCTTATGACTTAGTCACACCAAGACAAGTTTGTATCAGGTTAGAAAAAACACTAACATATAACAAGAGACTATTCTTTAAGCAGTAAAACACAGGATAGCATGACTAATTATGTAATTTTCCACAACAAAACAGAGCAATTTGTTGAGGGAAACCTACTTGATCAATTTTAGATGATGGAGCTCTCTACAACTGCTAACATGAACACGTAAGACTACCCATTACTAACAGTATTACTGATAGCCTTCAGTATTATCAATGCCATATACTGTAGTAATCTGAAATAGCTTATATATTTGATGGACCAAACCATGAATGGTTTTGTACAGATGTTTGCCTTCTACTGTTATACCTTTTATATACAGCTGTCTAAGCCTGAGATGAATATTTTACCTTTAACATAGAGTCTGATGTCCCTCTCTATGTCCCAGTTGTCACTATCCTCGAGTCTACATCTGTAATCTCCCTGATCATCCTGAGTGAGGtgtgagaggaggacagagaggttcCCAGGATGTTTTATATTCAACAGCTCCACTCTGTCTATGTAGAGATCACTCTGGGTTAATATCACAGGCTCCTGACCTAGGGTGAATTTAGTCCATGTGAGTCTGGGAGTATCAAACTGACGTACAGTACAGGAGCAGGGCAGGAGAACAGACTGGCCTGTGAATGCAGTGATCTCCTGCAGTGGATGGTTAGTGCCTGACAGAGTACAGCCTGTTGAAACACAGAGCAACATCATTCTTATTACTATGAGTATTATTACAATTCTGCATGTACACAGTACAATCCATTATGGGCAGTGCTTTCTAAAATGAAGTCTGAAACTATGAGCAACTATTTGAGAGATCTGCAACAGAATCCAcacatgccatttagcagacacttttatccaaagtaaaTCAGAGGTTTATTTGAccacaagtaaaaaaatatatgccATAAATATTGTTTATGAACCAGAAAAAGAACTGCAGAAGGATGACTGTTGATAAACAATCTCCCCAGAGTAAGAGCAACAAGCAACATGTGATTGTGTACACTTTGTATACTAAACGCATTAgtatttttttccacattttttttcaGTAACAGTGAGGTCTCCATGACCACATACAGGTTAAGACAGTAGGACTCACCTTCATTTCCTGCAGTAATGTGAAGGCTTGAGCtgatcagaaacacagagatCCACATGATGACGGTCTCCTGATGTTGAAAGACAGAAACggtatgttctgtgtgtgtgttgagagaagGACTGAGTTTGGCGCTCCTCTTCCCTGTGAGTGTAGACTGACAATATGTGTAACTGTGTGACATGGGAAGTAAAAGTAGAGTGAGAATGGTATGTCCTGACTCTCAGTCCACATCCGGTTACATACCTCTCTGCTTCTCCTTTTTCTCTAACTAGTCATTCTCCTCTCCTTATGGTCAGCTCTTCTCAAAATGTCCGTTTTTGAATGGAATCATAGTTCATTTGACTATGATAATCTTATCCATGACAAAATTACCATCAATCCGCCAATCTGTAATTTCATAAATGGAAAACTGCTCAGCCACTTTAGATAACAAGTATAGACCCTACATAGAGTATATTAACAAAAATTAGGCAGGTATTGCATAATTCCCCAAAATCAACAAAGGCATACTGGTTGAAGAGAATTTCTATCATCATTGTGTAATCAATACGATGCAGGGCGCAGCAGTTGTTTATTAGCAAATTACCATGGGAGGAGGCATACACAGGGACTCCAAAAaggtaacagtacaggcagggaaaaggctaataacatagtccgggagatcaggcaaggGGTTGACGACAGGAAATCTGATAGgcaaaagtacaggcagggaataggcaaaaaggTGTCGTTAGTGAGGATGGCCAAAAACTACAATAAACGGGAGGCCTAATACAGAACTAAACAGCGCTCTGACTAGACCGTGTAACAAAACAaaacctcacagtgatggggtgcaaagaactgaactaaatagtgtgtgataatgacatacaggtgtgtgaacaggtgatcagaattcaggtgattgggatctggagcgtgagctgcgttcaggggatctatgtgtttgagagtgtgagttggaagcagacgttacacatTGCAATATAACTCCACATACCACCATTAGAGACTAAGCATGAATTTAGCAGAACTATGATTCTAAACATTGCCAATGTATGTACATAAAACACCACAACTTATCAAAATGAAGAGAAGAGCGTACTTTTTGTTCAAATTTTATTGCcttattgccatagattttcctATTCTTTACACTGTTAATAAAAGTAATGATATTAATTTCATTTAGAAAAGTAATATATCAAACATATTTACAGAATGCATTTAATTTATGGTATTATAGAAGAAAAGTGAAAGACAAAATACATAATGTAATTTGTACCAAATTTGAATTCTATCATATGGTATTTTAAATGCGTTGTAAGATCAAGATTTGAATGTGAAGAGTGAAACATATTTACAGTTAAGCAATACATGGTAACAATaaccacacatactgtataatggTTCTAGGAGGATCTGCCCATCTTAATGCTGACCTACcctggccgtcattgtaaataagaatttgttcttaattgacttgcctagttaaataaaggttaaataaacacaaATTCTCCACTGTTCTCCAGACTCACTGCTGCCTTCCCTTTTCCTTTCATGTGGACAATGGTGGAGTATATCACTGATTGATCATCCTATATAAAGTGACAATAAGAAACACAAGATACATTCAGAGACACAGGCACTGCAGCATCTAGGGATGTAGATTTGTGCTGATTTACACTATAAATACACTGAgtgctctttccatggcatagactgaccaggtgaaagctacccTTATTGATGTTGcttgttaaatccacatcaattaatgtagatgaagaggaggaggcaggttaaagaaggatttttaagccttgagacatggattgtcaatgtgtgccattcagagggtgaatgggccagacaaaagatttaagtgattttgaacaaggtatggtagtaggtgccaggcgtatCGGTTTGAgtgcgtcaagaactgcaacgctgctgggtttttcacgctcaacagtttcctgtgtgtatcaagaatggtccaccacccaaaggacatccaatttgacacaactgtgggaagcattggagtcaacacagGCCATCTtttctgtggaatgctttcgacaccttgtaaagtccatgccccgacaaattgaggctgttcttaattttgtacactcagtgtatttatactaacacacacacacacacacacacacacacacacactgcacttacTCTTACTGGTGCACTGTAGAGTGTTGTTGTCTCCTCTTGGTTGATGTATGCTGCGGTTCACACAGAAACATTGCATAGGGATCATTATCCTAAAGAGGGAAGAAGAGTAGAAATACAATGAGACACGTAATACACACATGATACAGATGCAACATCCATTAGCACACAAGTAGCACAATGATTGAGATGCAATCTTTCTTGAGACATTCATTTTCCCACTGAATTTGACATGATTTAATCAATAACAGTCTTAaagacaaacacatgcacacaaacattaTCTTACTGGTGTAATGAGTGGTGTGGTTGTCTTGTCACCTAAACCAGTGTTTCTGTCTGCAACCGTGGAATACATTGCAGAGGGATCATCCTATAGAGGAGAGATACAATGAGAAACAAACAGTAACTTTGTCTAATTGACCATCCTCATATAAATAACACAATGATAAATGGGATGTATTCTTTCATCAGATCTTAATATCCCCACACTCTCAATGTGATAGAGCACGTGTCAAACATTCCGCGGAGGGCCGAGAATCTGTGGGTTTTGgttcctcccttgtacttgattgaggAATTAAGGTGACTGATTGGTAAGTAGTTGAAAGGAGAAACCAAAATCCAgaagacactaggccctccatggaatgcgTTTGACACCCCTAGAAGATAGAGCTtctaaatcatttattta
This is a stretch of genomic DNA from Oncorhynchus clarkii lewisi isolate Uvic-CL-2024 chromosome 17, UVic_Ocla_1.0, whole genome shotgun sequence. It encodes these proteins:
- the LOC139369794 gene encoding uncharacterized protein; this translates as MWISVFLISSSLHITAGNEGCTLSGTNHPLQEITAFTGQSVLLPCSCTVRQFDTPRLTWTKFTLGQEPVILTQSDLYIDRVELLNIKHPGNLSVLLSHLTQDDQGDYRCRLEDSDNWDIERDIRLYVKGCSLSDSNQLEIVRSPGQSVLLPCSCNELQAKPHKLTWTKLPATPLTKRDLSRDRVAMFNTESSPGNLSVLLSFITKEDQGWYRCTINNQDTRDMHITVEGTDTVRTSGEAPSASSLQNNTIQYVLMAVLPVILIIAGMALYIYKRNKRKKTTGNNSRGSKTGGENNDEDDPTAMYSMVADRNTGLSINTTPLSALDDPNAMHATVQHRNANQEDTTTPLSAPDDPSVIYCTIVHMTGKGKAAVSLESSGEIEYASIKTGRSS